One genomic region from Artemia franciscana chromosome 17, ASM3288406v1, whole genome shotgun sequence encodes:
- the LOC136038079 gene encoding rab GDP dissociation inhibitor alpha-like, whose product MDEEYDAIVLGTGLKECFLSGMLSVSGKKVLHMDSNKYYGRESASITPLQELFAKFGLPAPDKSFGRGKDWNVDLIPKFLMANGQLFKMLIYTGAIRYLEFKSIEGSYVYQKGQIHKVPATEKEALRSDLMSLWEMIRFRNFLNYVQNWDDNDPTTWRDLNPQVATMHQVFVYFGLNANIAEFTGHALALHGDDSYLQRPAKETLRRIQLYKASLDRYGKSPYLYPKYGLGELPQGFARLSAIYGGTYMLDKPIDEIIMENGKAVGVRSGGETARCKQVYCDPSFVPGKSKKIYQVIHCICLMDHPLPGTKDALSSQLIIPQRQVNRNSDIYISVVSYTNQVAPKGWFIATVSTKVETANPEAEIRPALVLLGPLKQKIVRVSDYYRPKEDGTDSQLFISQSYDATTHFETTCLDVLDIFRRGTGEDFDILWGRGIENDIL is encoded by the coding sequence atggatgaagaATATGATGCCATTGTTCTTGGAACTGGTTTGAAAGAATGCTTTTTGAGTGGAATGCTGAGCGTAAGTGGGAAAAAAGTTCTTCATATGGatagtaacaaatactatggtCGAGAATCTGCTTCAATTACTCCTCTTCAAGAGCTATTTGCCAAATTTGGACTCCCGGCACCTGATAAAAGTTTTGGGAGAGGGAAAGACTGGAATGTCGACTTAATCCCTAAGTTTTTAATGGCAAACGGCCAACTTTTTAAAATGCTTATTTACACAGGAGCAATACGGTATTTGGAATTCAAGTCAATTGAGGGATCATATGTATACCAGAAAGGGCAAATTCATAAAGTACCTGCTACTGAAAAAGAAGCATTAAGGTCTGATCTCATGAGTTTATGGGAAATGATACGATTccgaaattttttgaattacgTCCAAAATTGGGATGACAATGACCCTACAACTTGGAGGGATTTAAATCCGCAGGTGGCAACTATGCATCAAGTGTTTGTATATTTTGGATTGAATGCTAATATTGCAGAGTTTACTGGTCATGCCCTAGCTCTACATGGAGACGATTCATACTTACAACGTCCTGCCAAAGAAACTCTGAGAAGAATTCAACTGTACAAAGCGTCTCTTGATCGCTATGGCAAATCTCCATACCTTTATCCAAAATATGGTTTGGGTGAACTCCCTCAAGGATTTGCTCGGTTGAGCGCTATCTATGGTGGAACTTACATGTTAGATAAACCAATAGACGAAATTATCATGGAAAACGGTAAAGCTGTTGGAGTACGCTCTGGTGGAGAGACAGCTAGATGTAAGCAGGTGTACTGTGATCCCAGCTTTGTTCCTGgcaaatcaaaaaaaatttatcaggtTATCCATTGCATTTGCTTAATGGACCACCCACTTCCTGGCACAAAGGATGCTTTATCATCACAGCTCATAATACCCCAGAGACAGGTCAACAGGAACTCGGATATTTATATATCTGTAGTAAGTTATACTAATCAAGTGGCACCAAAAGGCTGGTTCATTGCAACGGTATCAACAAAGGTGGAAACAGCCAACCCAGAAGCAGAAATTCGGCCTGCTCTTGTGCTTCTTGGACcacttaaacaaaaaattgtaagagTCAGTGACTACTACAGGCCAAAAGAAGACGGAACTGACTCCCAGCTATTCATTTCACAATCTTATGATGCTACTACCCATTTTGAGACTACTTGCTTGGATGTATTGGATATTTTCCGTCGTGGTACTGGGGAAGATTTTGATATACTGTGGGGAAGAGGAATAGAGAATGATATTCTCTAG